Proteins found in one Quercus robur chromosome 2, dhQueRobu3.1, whole genome shotgun sequence genomic segment:
- the LOC126701798 gene encoding uncharacterized protein LOC126701798: MQEPRKDASLRPPTGTIHVILAAPGRTGSFPSRVLFVARLSAEDGGREFKRPKKGSSLTLGFSDKDKRGTIQPHNDALVVTLRIGGFDVRRVLVDLGSAVEVMYPDLYKGLNLRPEDLTTYDSPLISFKGKTVTPKWQIKLPIQTGSEVVEVNFIVVDAYSPYTAIVARPWIHALEAISSTLHQKVKYSSRGQVEEICGDQAMARQCMVAAISRRSHAESSASENL; this comes from the coding sequence ATGCAAGAGCCTCGAAAAGATGCATCCTTAAGACCCCCCACAGGAACGATTCATGTCATCCTCGCCGCTCCAGGAAGAACCGGGTCATTTCCTTCCAGGGTGTTGTTTGTGGCTCGGCTCTCTGCCGAGGACGGGGGAAGAGAATTTAAAAGGCCTAAAAAGGGAAGCTCGTTAACATTAGGATTCTCGGACAAGGATAAGAGgggaactatccaacctcacAACGATGCCTTAGTGGTTACGCTGAGAATCGGAGGCTTCGATGTGAGAAGGGTGCTGGTAGACCTGGGTAGCGCAGTAgaggtaatgtaccctgatctatacaaggggtTGAACTTGAGGCCGGAGGATTTGACGACTTATGACTCTCCCCTTATCAGCTTCAAAGGGAAGACTGTTACGCCAAAATGGCAGATCAAactacccatacagactggGTCAGAGGTGGTAGAGGTGAACTTTATCGTGGTTGATGCCTACTCGCCCTACACAGCGATAGTAGCCAGGCCATGGATTCATGCCCTAGAAGCTAtatcctccacacttcaccaaaaggtAAAATACTCGTCCAGAGGCCAAGTAGAAGAGATTTGTGGAGATCAGGCCATGGCCAGgcagtgtatggtggccgccatctcaCGTAGGTCCCATGCAGAGTCCTCGGCCTCTGAGAACTTATAG